A region of Clarias gariepinus isolate MV-2021 ecotype Netherlands chromosome 25, CGAR_prim_01v2, whole genome shotgun sequence DNA encodes the following proteins:
- the LOC128513362 gene encoding protein decapentaplegic — translation MRASEKDFVMQNSATQCYVLFACLVLFSSSLRVSRAVQDSTGSNQTLQLEALKTSMLEYLGMDRPPPFREKMSHQNLIRIYRQYQNMRRNMLPSQSGSSLFLHTTVQPLNSKQNGPDSKTQWFRAVFHRESHITDGFFLAQAQLRLQRPLDNSFDEPVCDQKILVSIHITSHSYMKKVFHSKKLQSTGHNVTMDVTFAVNRWLMKTSDALLIVDVGFVRNKKEGETESTPQICLELTLMDGKVRKPRSTYGESVEHDSNCGRRSLSVSFEEIGWSDWIVAPAGYTMYFCDGSCPHNYKPASMHTQIKSRLHRLTKGATPRPCCVPAEYEPMILMHYDSQGKLKLTSFNDLIVTKCHCA, via the exons ATGAGAGCATCAGAAAAAGATTTTGTCATGCAGAACTCCGCCACTCAATGTTATGTtctctttgcttgtcttgtctTATTTAGTTCCAGTCTACGTGTATCCAGAGCTGTTCAGGATTCCACAGGATCAAATCAAACTCTACAGCTTGAGGCTCTTAAAACTAGTATGCTGGAGTACCTGGGGATGGACAGACCGCCACCATTCAGAGAAAAGATGTCCCATCAGAACCTAATCAGAATATACCGTCAATATCAGAACATGAGGAGGAACATGTTGCCTTCTCAGAGTGGCTCCAGTTTATTTCTACACACCACCG TGCAGCCATTGAATTCTAAGCAGAATGGTCCTGATTCAAAGACTCAGTGGTTCAGGGCTGTTTTTCACAGGGAGTCTCATATAACAGACGGGTTTTTCTTGGCACAAGCACAGCTGCGACTTCAAAGACCTCTGGATAACAGTTTTGACGAACCAGTCTGCGATCAGAAAATTCTGGTTAGCATACACATAACCTCCCATTCCTATATGAAGAAAGTCTTTCATTCAAAAAAACTTCAATCAACAGGCCACAATGTTACAATGGATGTGACTTTTGCAGTTAACAGATGGCTTATGAAGACAAGTGATGCTTTACTAATTGTAGACGTTGGCTTTgttagaaacaaaaaagaaggagaaaccGAATCCACTCCGCAGATCTGTTTGGAACTTACACTAATGGATGGTAAAGTAAGAAAACCTCGGTCTACttatggagaaagtgttgagcACGACAGCAACTGTGGTCGGAGGTCACTGAGTGTTTCTTTTGAGGAGATTGGCTGGTCAGACTGGATTGTGGCTCCTGCAGGCTACACAATGTACTTCTGTGATGGCTCTTGCCCACACAATTACAAACCAGCTAGTATGCACACTCAGATCAAGTCACGACTACATCGCTTGACCAAGGGAGCGACGCCTCGCCCATGTTGCGTGCCAGCTGAATACGAGCCCATGATTCTCATGCACTATGATAGCCAGGGCAAGTTGAAGCTAACATCCTTCAATGATTTGATCGTTACCAAATGCCACTGCGCCTGA